In Bacteriovorax stolpii, a single genomic region encodes these proteins:
- a CDS encoding cupin-like domain-containing protein, whose product MITSLPEEKVMFSKGLSNLKTDFEHILREGKKGFDLNEVIENIRTGSAYIAVRNPELHPSFKNLFENICHDVGVLMKKNGTGTKPLEPMLWLFIASPGAVTPFHFDRYSNFIFQIRGSKELAVFPPRVEGIIPHKELESYMDHKDSVQEWTEEKDKSAHKYNFKSGEAVHIPFTSGHYVKNGLYDISITISIFYHTDETLMWSQAMKFNHRMRRLGITPKAVGTNPVLDRLKAYICLPLMDGLYALKEKLRTSSYASASVVIGQLGLLNVCGIDAIVVLDTIL is encoded by the coding sequence GTGATCACTTCTCTTCCAGAAGAGAAGGTGATGTTTTCAAAGGGACTAAGCAATCTAAAAACAGACTTCGAACATATTTTGAGAGAAGGAAAAAAAGGTTTTGATTTAAACGAAGTCATCGAAAATATCAGAACTGGAAGCGCTTATATTGCTGTTAGAAATCCAGAGCTACACCCTTCATTTAAAAACTTATTTGAAAATATCTGCCACGACGTTGGAGTCTTAATGAAAAAAAATGGCACTGGAACGAAGCCGCTTGAGCCAATGTTATGGCTTTTTATTGCTTCACCAGGAGCTGTGACTCCGTTTCACTTTGACCGCTATTCAAACTTTATTTTCCAAATTCGCGGCAGTAAAGAGCTCGCTGTATTTCCTCCAAGAGTAGAGGGTATTATCCCTCATAAAGAACTTGAATCCTATATGGATCATAAAGACAGCGTTCAGGAATGGACGGAGGAAAAAGATAAGTCTGCTCATAAGTATAATTTTAAGAGTGGTGAAGCCGTTCATATCCCTTTTACTTCAGGTCATTACGTAAAAAATGGCTTATACGATATCTCGATTACCATTTCAATTTTTTATCACACAGATGAAACATTGATGTGGAGTCAGGCGATGAAATTCAACCATCGCATGAGACGCCTGGGGATTACTCCAAAAGCAGTAGGAACCAACCCGGTTCTTGACCGCCTGAAGGCCTACATCTGCCTTCCGCTTATGGATGGATTATATGCCCTTAAAGAGAAACTCCGCACTAGCAGTTATGCCTCTGCCAGCGTGGTTATCGGCCAGCTAGGGCTTTTAAATGTCTGTGGGATCGACGCAATTGTGGTCCTTGACACAATCTTGTAA
- a CDS encoding cupin-like domain-containing protein has protein sequence MKSLKCFEGDFENFKLDRGPFEFRHTMADHPALTIESISKILQELPKDRVMFSKGLNDLGVNFDDALDNDTKKLDLNEIIETIRTSNCYIAARNLELHPSFKELYGDLLADISELLKLNKTGNKVLEPMIWLFIASPNAITPFHFDRSSNFIFQIRGSKELAVFPPRVEEIISAKDIETYLERASALPPWREELDRFAHKFNFKAGEAVHIPFVSGHYVKNGPEDISITMSIFFHSNETMKWTSAMKLNNRLRRFGLKPKAVGNSPLVDRLKAGLLPAVDGMFIVAKKILVLFF, from the coding sequence ATGAAGAGCTTAAAATGTTTCGAAGGGGATTTTGAGAACTTTAAACTAGACCGCGGACCTTTTGAGTTTCGCCATACAATGGCGGATCACCCGGCCTTAACTATCGAAAGCATTTCTAAAATTCTTCAAGAACTTCCCAAAGACAGGGTGATGTTTTCAAAAGGGCTCAACGACTTGGGAGTCAACTTTGACGATGCCCTGGATAACGATACAAAAAAACTCGATCTAAACGAGATCATTGAAACCATCAGGACTTCTAACTGCTACATTGCTGCCAGAAACCTGGAACTGCATCCATCTTTTAAAGAACTTTATGGAGATTTACTGGCGGATATCAGTGAACTGCTCAAATTAAATAAAACAGGCAACAAGGTATTGGAGCCCATGATCTGGCTCTTCATTGCTTCTCCTAATGCCATTACTCCTTTTCATTTTGACCGCTCTTCTAATTTCATTTTCCAGATTCGCGGAAGCAAAGAGCTTGCTGTTTTTCCTCCTCGAGTAGAAGAGATTATTAGCGCTAAAGACATTGAAACCTACCTGGAGAGGGCCTCAGCTCTTCCACCGTGGCGAGAGGAGCTCGATCGTTTTGCTCACAAATTTAATTTTAAGGCCGGAGAGGCCGTTCACATTCCTTTTGTCTCTGGTCACTACGTAAAAAATGGGCCGGAGGACATTTCAATTACTATGTCGATTTTCTTCCACTCAAATGAGACGATGAAATGGACAAGTGCCATGAAGCTCAATAATAGGCTTAGACGTTTTGGACTAAAACCCAAGGCCGTGGGGAACTCACCCCTTGTTGACAGGCTAAAAGCAGGCCTTTTACCGGCGGTAGACGGGATGTTTATCGTGGCCAAGAAGATCCTGGTGCTCTTTTTCTAG
- a CDS encoding sugar transferase, which yields MSNLAVSSNGTLDIEKFDMKSFFYTESYLFKHLTMGEKAVTIFEAGFAIFLLALFAPIMIIVAAAIKVSMGGKILYSQTRVGKDGKNFSIYKFRTMIENAEAKTGAVLASKNDPRITTLGKFLRASHLDELPQLLNVLKGDMSFVGPRPERPEFVEIYEKEIVKYTRRREVKPGITGLAQICLPYDATASEKIQYDIYYIDQRNSVVFNILISYYTAIKMVSFMKFLKN from the coding sequence ATGAGTAATTTAGCGGTATCAAGCAATGGAACTTTAGACATTGAAAAATTTGATATGAAAAGCTTTTTCTACACGGAAAGTTACTTATTCAAGCACCTGACGATGGGAGAGAAGGCAGTTACTATTTTTGAAGCAGGCTTTGCTATTTTTCTTCTAGCACTTTTTGCACCGATTATGATTATTGTAGCAGCAGCTATCAAAGTCAGCATGGGTGGAAAAATTCTTTACTCACAAACGAGAGTTGGAAAAGACGGAAAGAATTTTTCAATTTATAAATTCCGCACAATGATTGAAAATGCAGAAGCAAAGACAGGTGCTGTTCTTGCTTCAAAGAACGACCCAAGAATTACGACTCTTGGAAAGTTTCTTCGCGCTAGTCACCTTGATGAACTTCCACAATTGTTGAATGTTCTTAAAGGCGATATGTCTTTCGTTGGACCTCGTCCAGAAAGACCAGAATTCGTAGAAATTTATGAAAAAGAAATCGTGAAATACACTCGTCGTCGCGAAGTCAAACCTGGTATTACAGGTCTTGCACAAATCTGTCTTCCATACGATGCGACAGCTAGCGAGAAGATCCAATACGATATTTATTACATCGATCAAAGAAACTCTGTAGTGTTTAACATTTTGATCAGTTACTATACGGCCATCAAAATGGTGTCATTCATGAAGTTTTTAAAAAATTAA
- a CDS encoding glycoside hydrolase domain-containing protein, with protein MKTKYLLSSVLSFSLLVGCAYSKSFSFTPKEPQWSFYGEGTGAYVTNQGRDKEGSSLWLSTDWGESETAYFTWNDLSPGNYKVITYVRAKDVQKGVEGASFWHFYDGGFGTVSPFMDLSGDYDWRKIEYTIKVKASDLTVWFRLKSPGQIWVDDFYLEKVESGNDKVSIEAPMPLPQASEKKYIAKAAAKRSLYTFDKNESGHPFDLKNKAGSFTPQKFFNFKVDKMPVKDWSAYDRIEMDVFNPNDNYTDFYLTLADNQTTNYWSQVNHKSTLAPGWNKLNFSLTQFVGERGSHRFNRPVNLSKLEKVFIVIDPDSKSSFEKKNFLIDNISLVSNPMPAIPEGVKAFDFTSHKANNNTNLTQVSTQTAYNDQRGYGFVEPKFWRVEDSQYASEMLRHTIGVLGGHFRVKLPNGKYQMNLVVDKLGYWDVPFWSDRTVYANGAPVFKETRGSASDFVSDLLRFESITPEPLDHPYDLYLSKVFHTIDKTVEVSNGILDLEFEGDATGISLNSLVLWNKNADVQGLAYKSALEKRNKQEFDWMTHSIAKNEKINPAQKFQAAIVEPDLYLNPLAVKKASGTSLLFQGGAGDTPYQLLQLTASSTNDEKISWSFSDFTNEKGEKIKGSEVAVSDLVFQYTSPDINHETYLLTGKYLRPMNDVSVVVKKGQNKYLWLQVKMSDKTPKGLFKGNVVIHKGTEQISLPTEVAVLNYTLPKIEFPVGFFGLDPLPYSYYPRGGYKEMRKKYRHMALNKLGEAGFTTFTGLPEDVSDLNDLFKESTKWGIDTVYSYGGQFPQSMIDLNKKPAGMSDDDYFAKSASDLKSLMSKKEWPKIVHTFSDEAGGYSDKIASDIELAKKLSKHFPFMPLGGFGSFHGGDSAKLNSYFTYGFYSSLSKADISRLKDNRLRWGFYNASAANLDDPRFSFGLGLYIARLNGLSQYLEWHANAVNNYPYYDFDGREADVVMFYPTKDGKLLSALRFELATEGLHAFKKLKVLEEAIANNSGPREALNSAKSWMDALKRENYFYSSTTFMSNKKNNFRDFESQLNGHLRNIFLKK; from the coding sequence ATGAAAACAAAGTATTTACTCTCATCGGTTTTGAGTTTCTCTCTTTTAGTCGGATGCGCTTACTCTAAAAGCTTCAGCTTCACTCCTAAGGAGCCGCAGTGGAGTTTTTATGGGGAAGGTACTGGCGCTTATGTAACCAATCAAGGACGTGATAAAGAAGGCAGCAGTCTTTGGCTCTCGACTGATTGGGGCGAAAGTGAAACGGCTTACTTTACATGGAACGACCTCTCGCCAGGAAATTATAAAGTCATTACATACGTGAGAGCAAAGGACGTGCAAAAAGGCGTAGAAGGGGCTTCTTTCTGGCACTTTTACGACGGAGGCTTCGGTACAGTGTCACCGTTTATGGATTTAAGCGGGGACTACGACTGGAGAAAAATTGAATACACTATAAAAGTTAAAGCTTCAGACCTGACTGTCTGGTTCCGTTTAAAATCTCCAGGTCAGATTTGGGTAGACGACTTCTACCTTGAAAAAGTTGAAAGCGGCAATGATAAAGTTTCTATTGAAGCACCAATGCCTCTGCCACAGGCCTCGGAAAAAAAGTATATCGCTAAGGCGGCAGCAAAAAGATCTCTTTATACTTTTGACAAGAATGAGTCCGGGCATCCTTTTGATCTAAAAAACAAAGCGGGGTCTTTTACTCCGCAAAAATTCTTTAATTTCAAAGTTGATAAAATGCCAGTCAAAGACTGGTCAGCCTATGACCGCATTGAAATGGATGTCTTTAATCCGAATGACAACTACACTGACTTCTATCTAACGTTGGCCGATAATCAAACGACTAATTACTGGTCGCAGGTCAATCACAAATCTACTCTGGCTCCGGGGTGGAATAAACTCAATTTCTCACTTACCCAGTTTGTAGGGGAGAGGGGCTCTCATCGATTTAACCGTCCGGTAAATTTAAGTAAACTAGAAAAAGTTTTTATTGTTATTGATCCTGATTCAAAGAGCTCCTTTGAGAAGAAAAACTTCTTAATTGATAATATCTCGTTAGTTTCAAACCCAATGCCGGCCATTCCGGAAGGCGTGAAGGCCTTTGACTTCACTTCACATAAGGCCAATAACAACACCAACCTTACCCAAGTTTCAACTCAAACTGCGTATAACGACCAGCGCGGTTATGGTTTTGTTGAACCTAAATTCTGGCGAGTCGAAGACTCTCAATACGCCAGTGAAATGTTAAGACACACGATTGGAGTTTTAGGCGGTCATTTTAGAGTGAAACTTCCAAATGGGAAGTATCAAATGAACCTGGTTGTAGATAAACTTGGCTATTGGGATGTTCCTTTCTGGTCAGACCGCACTGTTTACGCCAATGGAGCGCCGGTCTTTAAAGAAACCCGCGGGTCTGCTTCTGATTTTGTCAGCGATCTGCTGCGTTTTGAAAGTATCACTCCTGAGCCGCTTGATCATCCTTACGACCTCTATTTATCAAAAGTGTTTCATACAATTGATAAAACAGTAGAAGTTTCTAATGGAATTCTTGACCTTGAATTTGAAGGGGATGCGACAGGCATATCTTTAAACTCACTGGTGCTTTGGAATAAAAATGCCGATGTTCAGGGGCTGGCCTATAAGAGTGCTCTAGAAAAAAGAAACAAGCAGGAATTTGATTGGATGACTCATTCTATTGCCAAGAATGAGAAAATTAATCCTGCACAAAAATTCCAAGCAGCGATTGTTGAACCAGATCTTTACTTAAATCCTCTGGCCGTCAAGAAAGCTTCCGGGACTTCTTTGTTATTTCAAGGTGGCGCTGGAGACACTCCTTATCAACTGCTGCAGCTAACGGCTTCGAGCACGAATGATGAAAAAATCAGCTGGAGCTTTAGCGATTTTACCAATGAAAAAGGTGAAAAAATTAAAGGTTCTGAAGTGGCCGTAAGTGATCTTGTTTTTCAATACACGTCACCGGATATCAATCATGAGACCTATCTTTTAACGGGAAAATACTTAAGGCCAATGAACGATGTGTCAGTTGTTGTCAAAAAGGGGCAGAATAAGTACCTTTGGCTTCAGGTAAAAATGAGCGACAAAACTCCCAAAGGTCTCTTTAAAGGGAATGTTGTTATCCATAAAGGCACTGAACAAATCAGCCTTCCAACAGAAGTTGCGGTTTTAAATTACACGCTTCCTAAAATAGAATTTCCAGTGGGCTTTTTTGGATTGGACCCGCTTCCGTACAGTTATTATCCGCGAGGCGGATATAAAGAAATGAGAAAAAAATACCGTCACATGGCCTTAAATAAGCTGGGAGAGGCAGGCTTTACGACCTTCACTGGCCTTCCTGAAGATGTCTCAGATTTGAATGATCTTTTTAAGGAAAGCACCAAGTGGGGAATTGATACAGTTTATTCTTACGGCGGACAATTTCCTCAATCAATGATTGATCTCAACAAGAAGCCTGCCGGAATGTCAGACGATGATTATTTCGCCAAGTCAGCTTCAGATTTAAAATCGTTAATGAGCAAAAAAGAATGGCCAAAAATTGTTCACACGTTCAGTGATGAGGCCGGAGGGTATTCGGATAAAATAGCTTCTGATATTGAGCTGGCCAAAAAATTAAGCAAGCATTTTCCTTTTATGCCATTGGGAGGATTTGGATCATTTCATGGTGGAGACTCTGCAAAACTGAATAGCTATTTTACTTATGGTTTTTATTCCAGCCTTTCAAAAGCTGATATTTCCAGATTAAAAGACAACCGTCTTCGCTGGGGCTTCTATAATGCTTCGGCAGCCAATCTAGATGACCCGCGCTTTTCTTTTGGATTGGGATTATATATCGCTCGCTTAAACGGCCTATCTCAATACTTAGAGTGGCATGCAAATGCAGTTAACAATTATCCATATTACGACTTTGACGGAAGGGAGGCAGATGTGGTTATGTTCTATCCGACAAAAGATGGAAAGCTCTTATCTGCTCTTAGATTTGAACTGGCCACAGAAGGATTGCATGCTTTTAAGAAGCTTAAAGTTTTAGAAGAGGCGATTGCAAATAACTCAGGACCAAGAGAGGCCCTGAACTCTGCCAAGTCCTGGATGGATGCTCTTAAGCGCGAGAATTATTTTTATTCCTCGACGACTTTTATGAGCAATAAGAAGAATAATTTCCGCGATTTTGAATCGCAGTTAAATGGGCATTTAAGGAATATATTTTTGAAAAAATAG
- a CDS encoding sialidase family protein, which produces MMYLPRKQLLLCLLSLFVIFSCKQSDSGNGGGSTPTETTGGGGVIEEHTNTSGFVFKTISEYQFPDDPNTHIYEPRGIGGGGAMSGFSISPYSSLWFVGTDMGTLFRSINRGLSWIPVNHFQTTYSSDLDSAVGIGFSPDTDIVFHAPAGRTPMRSEDAGVTWSRITAFALASGEKIKYWRANSYDAKYMYAGTTTGLWQSRDAGVTWAKLSGVSGEARGTYIDYHTDGHIIYHATPTGIWKSVNQGSSFSRVYLPSGSTQIRAFTAGRDENKITFAFIDNNGASACSSVAGFANDWGATSMNAHYAHCGYVWIGNEAMSFTRTSKEGGDYIKMAENNSNIIVVTGSTEWIRQYGTKVWKSTDAGASWTLKLNQYNYDVTPYAPWGQDKLEYSAAALDIGWDDSGYESFDMHLRSAATMGGTGYYFLHTSKNGGDFWNAPFTKYADTGTRAKGKKWKSTGLEVTSVYRFKFHPTNSQIGYAAMADMGGMMTEDGGKTYRITKVAYNSNYDYAFDPNNDQIVFAVSGSQHDYPMEWHANAASGDEGGVYKSSNRGVSWTRISPNNSTFNRQFLSIGYDDNTNTLYAGAHGSGIARSTDGGSSWSFFNTGLPAGDKIIPQIEVDPDTGGVYALVTGNAPSFTNQASTGIYYLAPGGSSWTLLRGTVNRPAGVDANTKLWYYPTAFAVDFSNGSNRGTLYLVDYENNSNWLATGVWKSTDRGATWSRQMQFTHPTSVTLDQEDPSSVYVNGLHTVDGTWGNGGMYYTSNGGASWKKNTIPAYQSNARSATIDPNDRTQLFYTFFGSAMLYGPRPQ; this is translated from the coding sequence ATGATGTACTTACCTCGTAAGCAATTATTGCTTTGTCTTTTATCTCTCTTTGTTATTTTCTCTTGTAAACAAAGTGATTCAGGAAATGGTGGAGGATCAACACCTACTGAAACAACTGGTGGTGGTGGAGTCATTGAAGAACATACCAACACTTCAGGATTTGTTTTCAAGACCATCTCTGAGTATCAATTTCCAGACGACCCTAACACTCATATTTATGAACCACGCGGGATCGGCGGCGGTGGAGCGATGAGCGGCTTTTCAATCTCTCCTTATAGTTCATTGTGGTTTGTTGGAACGGATATGGGGACACTCTTTAGAAGTATCAATAGAGGTCTCTCATGGATTCCTGTTAATCATTTTCAGACAACCTATTCATCTGATCTAGACAGCGCTGTCGGAATTGGTTTCTCTCCAGATACTGACATTGTCTTTCATGCTCCGGCCGGAAGAACGCCGATGAGAAGTGAAGACGCCGGTGTGACATGGTCTCGCATTACGGCCTTTGCTTTAGCGAGTGGAGAAAAAATTAAGTACTGGCGAGCAAATAGTTACGACGCCAAATATATGTACGCTGGAACAACGACTGGTCTTTGGCAAAGCCGTGATGCCGGAGTGACATGGGCCAAGCTTTCTGGAGTTTCGGGAGAGGCGCGCGGAACATATATTGATTACCATACAGACGGTCACATTATTTATCATGCAACTCCAACTGGGATTTGGAAATCTGTTAATCAGGGATCAAGTTTCAGCCGCGTTTATCTTCCTTCTGGATCAACTCAAATCAGAGCGTTCACTGCCGGACGTGATGAGAACAAAATCACTTTTGCTTTTATCGATAACAATGGAGCAAGTGCTTGTTCATCAGTTGCTGGTTTTGCCAACGACTGGGGCGCAACCAGCATGAATGCTCATTACGCTCACTGCGGTTATGTTTGGATTGGTAACGAAGCAATGTCATTCACCAGAACAAGTAAAGAAGGTGGTGACTATATTAAGATGGCCGAAAACAATTCCAACATTATCGTTGTGACAGGATCGACTGAGTGGATTCGCCAGTACGGTACAAAAGTCTGGAAGAGCACAGATGCCGGAGCAAGCTGGACGCTAAAACTTAATCAATACAATTATGACGTCACTCCATATGCGCCATGGGGACAAGACAAACTGGAATACAGTGCTGCCGCTTTAGATATTGGATGGGACGATAGTGGATATGAAAGTTTTGATATGCACTTAAGATCAGCGGCCACGATGGGAGGAACTGGTTATTACTTCCTTCACACATCTAAAAATGGCGGAGACTTCTGGAATGCTCCTTTTACTAAATACGCTGACACTGGAACTAGAGCAAAAGGCAAGAAGTGGAAGTCTACAGGGTTAGAAGTCACAAGTGTCTATCGTTTTAAATTTCACCCGACAAATTCGCAAATTGGTTATGCGGCCATGGCCGATATGGGCGGGATGATGACAGAAGATGGTGGGAAGACTTATAGAATCACCAAAGTCGCTTATAACAGCAACTACGATTATGCTTTTGACCCGAACAATGATCAAATCGTTTTTGCAGTTTCAGGATCACAACACGATTATCCAATGGAGTGGCATGCAAACGCGGCCAGTGGTGATGAAGGAGGAGTTTATAAGTCGAGCAACAGAGGAGTGAGTTGGACGAGAATCTCACCTAATAACTCAACTTTTAATCGTCAGTTTCTTTCAATTGGGTACGATGATAATACAAATACGCTTTATGCTGGAGCTCATGGTTCAGGTATCGCGAGAAGCACGGATGGAGGATCTTCTTGGTCCTTCTTTAATACAGGTCTTCCGGCCGGAGATAAAATCATTCCACAAATTGAAGTGGACCCGGACACTGGCGGAGTCTATGCTCTGGTGACGGGAAATGCTCCTAGCTTCACAAATCAGGCGAGCACCGGGATTTATTACCTGGCCCCTGGTGGATCGTCGTGGACGCTTTTAAGAGGGACAGTTAACCGTCCAGCAGGTGTGGATGCCAATACTAAACTTTGGTATTACCCGACAGCTTTTGCTGTAGATTTTTCTAATGGGAGCAATAGAGGAACACTTTATTTGGTAGACTACGAAAACAACTCTAACTGGCTGGCCACTGGAGTTTGGAAGAGTACGGATAGAGGGGCCACATGGAGCCGCCAGATGCAGTTTACACACCCAACTTCGGTGACTCTGGATCAGGAAGACCCTTCATCAGTTTACGTGAACGGGCTGCACACGGTTGATGGAACCTGGGGGAACGGAGGAATGTATTACACTTCTAACGGCGGGGCGAGCTGGAAGAAGAATACAATTCCTGCATACCAATCTAACGCAAGATCGGCTACCATAGATCCAAACGACAGAACTCAACTGTTCTATACATTTTTTGGAAGTGCGATGCTTTATGGACCACGCCCGCAATAA